Within Chthonomonadales bacterium, the genomic segment GCCGCCCGTTGAGCCGGAGTGGAACATCCGCTGCGATCCGGCGGCGGCCCGAGCGGTCTACTCCAGCGGCGTTCCGCTCACGATGGCCGGCCTGGAGGCTACCACGATGCTCCAGCTCGACGTGGAGCGGCAGAAGCGCCTGTTCGCGCAGGGCGGCCGGGCCACGGACGCGCTCGCCGCGCTCACCGTGCTCTGGGGCAACGGCGTGCCCACCCTCTTCGACCCGATGGCGGTGGCATGGGCGCTGGGCCATCGCTTCTGCCAGACGGAGCGGCTACGCGTGGAGGTGGAGGAGAGCGGCCTGACGCGCATCGTGGAGGGCGAGCCGAATGTCACGGTCCTGATAGAGCCGCGCAAGGACGCCTTCCTGGACTGGTACGTGCAGGCGCTGGCGCCGCTCTCCGCGTCGCGACGCTGAGAGGGGGCCCGCCCTATCGGCGAGCGCCCCGCATCAGCCGCAGCAGCTTCCCCTCGCCCGGGCCGAGGTCCACGTGTGCCACCCCATCGCTGCCCAGTGGCGCGCCGGTCGCCGCGTCGCGCGCCAGGGCGCCCGGCGGGAGCCCGACGCTGGCGAGCGCGGGCGCGCGCGTGTCGCGGTTCACCACGCACAGGTAGTCGCCGCCGTCCGCGTGCCGGAACGCCTGCGCGTCGATGGAGGGCGAGTCGCACCGGGCCAGGTCGTTCGGACGCCAGCGCAGTCGCAGGAGCGTCGGGGCAAGCCGGCGCACCGCCGCGTTCACCGCGCGCACCTCGGCGTAGCGGTGGTCCATCGGCCGCAGGTCCATGTCCACGATTCCCTGGAGCCACTCGCCCTGCACGCCGGTCGTTGACTGGTAGAGGAAGTAGACGATCCCCTTGGCGCCGTGCGCGATCGCCTCCCAGACCATCAGCCGGACCTCGTTGGGCGCGGGGATGGCGCGCGGCGCGGGCTTGCCGAACCCGAAGCACTGCGGAATGACCCAGACCGGCCGCCCTCCGGCGATCTCCCGCGCGCGGTCGACGGCGGCCACGTAGCTCTCGAGTGGCGCTCCGGCCAGGGGCGCGCCCGTCACCGGGTAGATGTCCACCAGCAGCACGTGGTAGCCGACCTCCCGGAAGAGCTCGGCATAGTCGCCCAGCAGGCAGGTGAAGCCGGGATGGCCGGGGTCCAGGGCCTCCACCACGCGCTTGGCGAGAGCGATCCGGGCGCGATTCTCCGGCGTGGGCGAGGGCTCGTCCACCAGGTAGTAGCCCAGAGTGGCCGGGTGGCGGCGCACGCCGTTGACGGCCTCGCGGAACTCGCGCACCCAGTCGCGCGACTCGAAGGAGGCCGGGTTCCAGAGGAAGCTGTTCACCTCGTCGAGGTGCACGATGACGCGGATGCCGTGGCGGCGCGCAGCGTCCAGAAGCGCCCGCCGGTGGTCGCGCGGGGTCCAGTTGGCGATGACCGTGTCCACTCCGAGGCCCTGAAGGTCGGCCAGCGTGCGCTCGAAGTAGGCGGCCGCGCGGGCCGGGTCGTCCACGTGGCGGTTGATGTAGCTGGCGTCCTCCTCCCAGAAGTACCAGGCCCCCAGGGGGAATCGCTCCGCCGCGCGCACCGGCGCCGGGCGCCAGCGCAGCCGGGCGTCCACGAACAGTGGCGCCTCGCGCACCTCCGGCGCCTCGCCGGGCCGCTCGGCGGTCAGGCGCAGTCGGAACGCGCCGCCCCGGCCCAGCGCGTCGCGCGCCGCGGCGGGCAGGTCGGCGGAGGCCAGCGAGCGGCGGCCCGCCGGCTCCTTGCACGTCGGAAGCACCGCCGCGGCCACGCGGCCGCGCGCGTCCAGCAGGTCGACGCGCGCCGTCGCCGGCGCGGCCAGCGTCCAGCGGAGGGTGAAGGCGTCGAGCACCCCATCGGGCGTCGGGCAGAAGCTGCTCGGCTCGGCGGTAACGGTGTCGGCAAGCGTTCCGGTGACGCGCAGGTTGTCCACGAGCACGGGCGCGGCGACGGAGAAGGAGTCGATGTAGCCCAGCCGCATCGGGCCGGGCGCGATGCCTCGGCCGTAGTCGTCGCGGGCGGCGACGTGGCCATCCACCTCCAGGGTGCGCCCGTCGGGCCCGTAGGTGAAGGCGACGTGCCGCCACCGCCCGACGGGCCAGTCAACCCCGGCGGCCATCAGCCAGCGCCAGCCGCCATCGAAGACGCCGAACCGCAGTTCCGCGGTGTCACGATCCCAGTAGATCACGCTCGCGCCGCGCCACGCGCCCGCGGCGCCCACGTCGGTGAGCAGCATCCAGTGGCGTCCGTCGTGGCGCGGGACGATGGCCTCGTGGGGCGCCAGGTCGAGCTCCACGCGGCCTGCCTCGCGCGGGAAGGCCGTCGCGGGATAGCGCACGCAGGCCGCGCCGGCCAGGCGCGCGGCGCGACCCGTGGGGCCCTCGACGAGGGTGGCCCCGCCCTCCAGCGTCGACGCCGGCGCGGCGTCGAAGGTGTCGAACAGGCTCTCGTAGGCGGCGGGCGCGCCCGAGAGCACGGTGCAGAGCAGCAGCGGAACGAGCATCGCGGGATCCCTCTCCGGGCCGCGCGTCGGCCAACGAGCAGGCGTTCGGCGCGTCGTCCGCGGCATCCTTCACGGGCTCGGTGTGACCGAATCCGCCGCCAAGAACCTTGACATCGGCCGGCGACAGGATTATCTTTAGTGTAGCTAACTAGTAGCGCGCTCCGGGCCAGTGTGCGCGGACCGCGGCTGCTCACGAGCAGAGACCCCGTTCACGACGACGAAGGAGAGTATCCCATGACGGCTACGATCTCGGAACCGAGAGTGGATCCGGCGAAGCTCGAGGCGTTTCTGGGCCGCGTGATCGGCGACATCGGCGCTGCAATGAGCTGCGGCCTGGCGCGCATCGGCGACCGGCTCGGCCTCTACAGGGCGATGGCCGGCGCCGGCCCCATCACCGCCGGGCAGCTGGCCGAGCGCACCGGGACCGCCGAGCGCTACGTGCGTGAGTGGCTGATCAACCAGGCGGCCGGCGGCTACGTCGAGTACGACGCCGGAACGGAGCGCTACACGCTTCCCGCCGAGCACGCCATCGCCCTGGCCGACGAGTCGGCCCCCTTCTTCGTGGGCGGCGGCTTCCAGGTCGCGCTCGCCATGCTCAAGGCGGAGCCGCGCATCGCGGACGCCTTCCGCACCGGCGAGGGCATGCTCTGGGGCGAGCACGACTCCGAGCTGTTCCCCGGCACTGCTCGCTTCTTCCGTCCTGGCTACGCGGCGCATCTCGTCTCCGAGTGGATCCCGGCCCTCGACGGGGTCGAGGAGCGGTTGCGGGCCGGAGGAAAGGTGGCGGACATCGGTTGCGGCTTCGGCGCGTCCACCATCCTGATGGCGAGCGCGTACCCGCGGTCGCGCTTCCTTGGCTTCGACACCCATGCGCCCTCGATCGAGCGGGCCCGCATGGCGGCCGGGGAGGCGGGCGTGGCGGACCGGGTCACCTTCGAGGTCGCGAGCGCTGCCGAGTTCCCCGGCTCGGGCTACGACCTGGTGACCTTCTTCGACTGCTTCCACGACATGGGGGACCCGGTGGCGGCCGCCCGTCGCGCCCGGGAGAGCCTGGCGCCCGGCGGCGCGGCGATGATCGTGGAGCCGATGGCTGGCGAGCGCGTGGAGGAGAACCTCAACCCGATCGGGCGTGCCTACTCCGGAGCGTCCACCCTCTGCTGCACGCCGAACGCGGTGGCCTGCGGCGGCGCCGGGCTTGGCGCGGTGGCGTCCGACACGGCGCTGCGCGCGGCCGCCGAGGCCGGGGGCTTCAGGCGCTTCCGCCGCGCGGCCGAGACCCCGTTCAACCGCGTGTTCGACGCGAGGCCCTGACGGCACGCCGGAACGCCCCGCGCGCCGCGCGCGTAGCTTATGCTCAGCGCCGCGCGGGGCGGGCCGCATTCGGGCAGGCTCGCCGCGGGGCCATCGGCGCGCATGGAGGGGGGACCGATGAACAGGAAGGGGAGCGCCGTCTGGAAAGGCGGACTGAAGGACGGCCGCGGCACCGTGTCGACCGACAGCGGGGCGCTGCGCGACGTGGTCTACACGTTCGGCACGCGTTTCGCGGGCGAGCCGGGCACCAACCCGGAGGAGCTGGTCGCCGCCGCCCACGCAGGGTGCTTCTCGATGGCGCTCAGCCTTGAGCTGGGCAAGGCCGGCCTCACGCCGGAGAGCGTCCGGACCACGTCGACGGTGACGCTGGAGAAGGTGGAGGATGGTTTCGCCGTAACGAAGGTGCACCTGGACGTTTTGGCGCGCGTTCCGAACGCCGGGCATGCCGCCTTCGACGCCGCGGCCGGCGCGGCCAGGGCCGGGTGCCCCATCTCCCGGCTTCTGAGCGCGCCGATCACCATGACGGCGAAACTCGAGGCCTGAGGTGGCGCGGCGGCGTCCGGCCGAGCCCGCGCGGTCGGGCGTGGCAGGGCGCCGCCGACAATCATTAGCGCGGCTAACCACATGCGGCGCGGTTTGTGCTATCATCGGTGCGGCCCGGCGCCGAGCCGGGCACGGCGGCACATCGCCCTGGAGGCACCCTCATGATGGCGCGCACCGACGGCACGGCACGGGTCCACTCCTTCCTCACCCTGCCTCGCTCGCGAGCGGCGCGACGGCTCGCCGCGCTGCTGACGGGACCGCTGCTGCTGGCCCTCGGGCCGGGCTGCGGCTCCGGCGGCGGGCGGTCCGGCAGCACGCTCCTCGTGAACTCACTCGCCGACACGGCGCAGCCCGCGGTCGGCACCGTGACTCTGCGCTCGGCGGTCGCCGCCGCCCGGTCAGGCGACACCATCGCCTTCGACTCCACCCTTGACGGCGGTACCATCGACCTGGCCATCGTGGGCGAAGCGCACTCGACGCTGAAGGGTGAGACCTACGCCGGGATGGCGTTCGGCGGCTATGAGGATCGCGACTACGGCCCCTCGGCCC encodes:
- a CDS encoding beta-galactosidase, with protein sequence MLVPLLLCTVLSGAPAAYESLFDTFDAAPASTLEGGATLVEGPTGRAARLAGAACVRYPATAFPREAGRVELDLAPHEAIVPRHDGRHWMLLTDVGAAGAWRGASVIYWDRDTAELRFGVFDGGWRWLMAAGVDWPVGRWRHVAFTYGPDGRTLEVDGHVAARDDYGRGIAPGPMRLGYIDSFSVAAPVLVDNLRVTGTLADTVTAEPSSFCPTPDGVLDAFTLRWTLAAPATARVDLLDARGRVAAAVLPTCKEPAGRRSLASADLPAAARDALGRGGAFRLRLTAERPGEAPEVREAPLFVDARLRWRPAPVRAAERFPLGAWYFWEEDASYINRHVDDPARAAAYFERTLADLQGLGVDTVIANWTPRDHRRALLDAARRHGIRVIVHLDEVNSFLWNPASFESRDWVREFREAVNGVRRHPATLGYYLVDEPSPTPENRARIALAKRVVEALDPGHPGFTCLLGDYAELFREVGYHVLLVDIYPVTGAPLAGAPLESYVAAVDRAREIAGGRPVWVIPQCFGFGKPAPRAIPAPNEVRLMVWEAIAHGAKGIVYFLYQSTTGVQGEWLQGIVDMDLRPMDHRYAEVRAVNAAVRRLAPTLLRLRWRPNDLARCDSPSIDAQAFRHADGGDYLCVVNRDTRAPALASVGLPPGALARDAATGAPLGSDGVAHVDLGPGEGKLLRLMRGARR
- a CDS encoding class I SAM-dependent methyltransferase; the encoded protein is MTATISEPRVDPAKLEAFLGRVIGDIGAAMSCGLARIGDRLGLYRAMAGAGPITAGQLAERTGTAERYVREWLINQAAGGYVEYDAGTERYTLPAEHAIALADESAPFFVGGGFQVALAMLKAEPRIADAFRTGEGMLWGEHDSELFPGTARFFRPGYAAHLVSEWIPALDGVEERLRAGGKVADIGCGFGASTILMASAYPRSRFLGFDTHAPSIERARMAAGEAGVADRVTFEVASAAEFPGSGYDLVTFFDCFHDMGDPVAAARRARESLAPGGAAMIVEPMAGERVEENLNPIGRAYSGASTLCCTPNAVACGGAGLGAVASDTALRAAAEAGGFRRFRRAAETPFNRVFDARP
- a CDS encoding OsmC family protein → MNRKGSAVWKGGLKDGRGTVSTDSGALRDVVYTFGTRFAGEPGTNPEELVAAAHAGCFSMALSLELGKAGLTPESVRTTSTVTLEKVEDGFAVTKVHLDVLARVPNAGHAAFDAAAGAARAGCPISRLLSAPITMTAKLEA